Genomic DNA from Edaphobacter lichenicola:
CATCAATCGGCACATCCACCAGCGTCTCCACCTTCGAGTTCGCCATCACCTGCCGGTTCACAATCTCCTCAACCTCGCGCAACTCCTCCTCAGCCACCCCCGCGAAGTGCGAAAAATCAAACCGCAGCCGCGTCGCATCGTTCAGCGACCCCGCCTGCTTCACATGCTTGCCCAGCACCTCCCGCAGCGCCGCATGCAGCAGATGCGTCCCCGTATGATTCCGCGTCGTAGCCACCCGCGTCGCCGCATCGACAACCGTGTCCACCCTATCGCCCACCGCAATCGTCTGATTCGCCCTCACCTTATGCGCAAACACTCCCTGCACCGGCTTGGTCGCGCCACTCACCTCAGCCACCACCAGGTTGTGATCCCCCGAATACAACCACCCCACATCCCCAACCTGCCCACCCGAGTCCGCATAGAAACTCGTAGCATCCAGCACCACCTCACCCAGCTCCCCGGCCTTCAGCTCCGGAACGCCAATGCCACTGGCGACCAGCGCCAACACCTTCGCCCCATCCACCCGCAGCGTCGAGTACCCTTCAAACTCCGTCTTCGCCAACTCCCGATAAACCGGCGCCGCCGACTTCTGCGACCCACCCTTCCAAGAAGCCCGGGCCCGCTGCTGCTCCTCTGCTTTCGCGCGCTCAAAACCTTCCATGTCGAAGGCGATGCCAGCATCCCGCGCTGCATCGACCATGAAATCCAGCGGCATTCCGAAAGTTTCGAAAATATGAAATGCTTTCAAACCACTAATAGGCTCTCCTTTTATGACGTGAAGAAAACCTATCGCCTGTTTCGCATCCTCTTGGGGAAGCTCCCTTCCAATATTCGCAATTGTTATTCCTTCGAGATACTGATCGATGAATGGACCCTGCGATCCCGTCCTATTGGCTGCCGGTTCTTTGGCAAAAGTTAGGAGAGGACGATGATGCTTAAGTTCGAGACTTTGAACAAATTGGATAAACCGAACTCGTTGCGCCTCTCGATGCTCGTCAATGAGAGCATCCCATTTTTTTGAACCTGTCTCCATCACACGAGCAAACTGCTGCTCCTCCGCCAACACCACCTTCGCAACCCGCTCCGCTGTCTCCTTCAACTCCGGATAGGCCACCTGCATCTCATCCCGAACCGCAAACACCATCTCATGCATAAACGGCTTCTCCTGCCCCAGCAGCCGTCCGTGCCGAATCCCACGCCGCAGAATCTTCCGCAGCACATATCCGCGTCCCTCATTCGCAGGATTCACGCCATCCGAGATCAAAAACGTAGCCGCCCGCGCATGATCAGCGATGATCCGCAACGAAGCCTCGGAGCGTCTCTGATAGGCTTCAACCTCTTGAACATTCATGAAGGCGTTTATTGAACCGATGCTCCTATCGTCATACTCGACAAGCTTCTCCGCCCGGCTTATCAGAGGAGTAAACAGATCCGTCTCAAAGTTCGACAGCACTCCCTGAAGCACCGCCGCAATCCGCTCCAACCCCATCCCCGTATCAATCGAAGGCTTAGGCAGGGGAGTCAGCGTCCCATCGCTCGACCGATCAAACTGCATGAACACCAGATTCCACACTTCGACATACCGCTGATCATCCAACGGAAACGGCTTATCAACTCCCGCCTCCTCCGCAGCCTCAACTCCCATGTCGTAAAAGATCTCGCTACAAGGCCCACAAGGCCCCGTATCGCCCATCTGCCAGAAGTTATCCTTGGCCCCCATCCCAAAGATCCTCTCCTTCGGCACCCCAATCTCAATCCAGAACTTCTCCGCCTCATCATCCCGCGGAACCTTCGCATCCCCCTCAAAGATCGTCACGTAAAGCCGCGAAGGATCGATCCCAAAGCAATGATCGTGATTCGAAGTCAGCAGCTCCCACGCATAAGCAATCGCATCCTTCTTGAAGTAGTCCCCAAAGGAAAAATTCCCCAGCATCTCAAAAAAAGTATGGTGCCGCCGCGTAAACCCAACGTTCTCGAGATCGTTATGCTTCCCCCCCGCCCGCACACACTTCTGCGAACTCACCGCCCGCGTATAGTCCCGCCTCTCGTTCCCAAGAAAAACATCCTTAAACTGATTCATCCCCGCGTTGGTAAACAGCAGCGTAGGATCGTTCACCGGCACCAGCGAAGAAGAGTGCACCCGCCGATGCCCCTTGCCCTCAAAAAACCGCAAAAAATCTTCCCGAATCTGATTTCCCGAACGACTGTCCATAGACCTTAAAGTCTACCAGCGAGCGAAGCGGCTCAAAACCACGTCCTGCTCTTGTAACGCGCGTACTCCTCCCCAAACGCCCCAGCCAAAACCCGTTCTTCCCTGCGAACCCTGACGACCTGCACCGGCACAATCACCAAAGCCACCACCAGCGGTCCCCACACCGAAAAGAAGAGCGACAGCCCCACCGTGAACAATCCCCCAAACAGATAAATCGGATTGCGAATCCGCGAATACAGCCCCGTCGTTACCAGTCGGCCAGCCTTCGCCTTCACCGAAAACGAACTACCCAGCTGCCACCGAGCCAGCACGAACAACGGAAACGATACCCCAGCGATCACCGCTCCAATCACCTTCGCCGTGCTCCAAACCACCTCCTGCGCATGGGTCAAAAGCAGACCAAGCGTAAAGATAACGACAGCAAGCGTCAGCAGATTTGCTCTCATGAGTCCACCCTTTTAGTCCCGGGCTTTCAGTGTACGATCACCAACCCCGGCCGGGTGACCCATATCTCGACTCTGAGATGTGGGCATTCGCGCCACGCGCGAACCGCTCTCCCCCACAAGCCCTAACGCGAACCCACCAACCCCGGCACCCAGGTCTGCCCCTCCATCCGAAAAACCTCATCCTCCGTCTTCCTCAACCCCGCAAACTCCCCGCGATGCTCCACCATCACCATCGCACTCACCAGCGCATCGAACGCATCCTCCGAAGCCCGCGCCTTCGCCACCACCCCCCGCGACAACCCCGCATACAGTGCACTCTCCCGCCGCTTCTTCGCAAGATAAGCCGTCCGCGCCACCTCCGAACTCTTCGTCACCGCCCCCGTCATAAGCCGCGTATAGATCTCCACCACCAGCGGCGCCCGCTTCACATCCGGCTCGTCATACGGCCAAATCCGAAACCCTGCCGCCCGCAACACCATCAACCCAGGCATCCCCCGCAGCGAAGCCGTCCCCACCGCCCCCGCCCCGCCAATCTGAAACACCGACTTCGGCGCGATCCCCGCAATCTTCGCCACCTGCAGCGGGTCCGTCATCTCCGCCCTCACCTTCAACACCGTCTCCGCCCTCCGCAACATCCTGTGCGCATGCTCCCCGCAAAACTCCGCCGGCTTCTTCCCATGCCGCATCGGCCCCACCCGCCCCCAGAACCGCCCATCCTCACAATCCCGATGCAGCCACTCCTCCCCGCGCCCGCCCGCCACCAGCTCCCAGAACTCCGGCGCCGACCCAATCCCCAGCTCCCGCAAAAACCACGCCGGATAGCTAAACGAAAAATCAAACCCCACCACCATCCGCGGCGTCTCGCGGCTCATCTCCACCAGCCACGCCACCAACTCCTCCCTCGTCCGCCCACACTCCAGCGTCACCTTGCCGCCCGTAGAGGAAGCCGTCCAAACCCCCGCCCAAATCTTCCTCCGCTGCCCCGGCCCCTTATCGCCCGACCAGTCCACCCCCACCACCCGCTCGAGCCCGCTCTCCGCCATCCTCCTATCATCCACCCAACGGAACTTTTCCCGCCCAACCTGCGTTCCTTCCTCAGGAGAGAAACACCCATGCTCAACCTTCTACTCTTTTTGATCCTCATGATCGTCTGCTGGCCGCTTGCCCTCGCAGCCATCCTGCTCTACCCGCTGATCTGGCTGATCCTCCTGCCCTTCCGCCTAGTCGGCATCGTGGTCGGCGGCACCTTCGAGCTCATCGCCGCCCTCTTCTATCTCCCCGTGCGCATGCTCCGCGCCATCTAACACCTGCCTGCAGAAGTAGAAGAAAATAGATCCATGACCGGCACCCGCATCGACAAGTGGCTCTGGGCCGCCCGCTTCTTCAAGACCCGCGAGCAAGCCTCCAAAGCCTGCGACATGAACCGCATCACCTCGAACAACCTCTCCGCCAAGCCCTCCCGCGAGGTCCGCCTCGGCGACATGCTCCGCATCAAAAACGAAGCAGGCGAGTTCGAAGTCGAAGTCCTCGCCCTAAGCCAGCAGCGCGGCTCCGCAGCCGTAGCCCAAACCCTCTACCGCGAGACCGAATCCAGCAAAGAGGCTCGCCGCAAAGCCGCCGAAGAGCGCAAGCTCCTCGGCCCCATCGCCTACGCCGCCGCCCCGTCCAAGCGCCCCAGCAAGCGCGACCGCCGCCTCATCCACAGCTTCCGCGGCGACTACTGATTCCGGAAAGATAGATCCTGCCGGACGGGCGCTCCTACGCGGAACGCGGGCGTTTGCACGCCTTTTTAGAGCTTCGCGTGGTCCTCCCGTTGTTCGGAATCATCTTCGTTCGCGACCAACGGGAGCGCCAAGCGAAGCGGTATACGCGTCACGAAGTGACCGCCCCACGCGCAGTGGGCCCGTCCGGCAGGACACAGCTTTTCAATCCATCTCCTCCTCCACCCCAGCCAGCGCCTCCTCCGGCAGATCCCAAGCCCGCAGCACCTTAAAGATCGCATTCGAAGAAAACCCAGCCCGCATCAGCCGATTCATCGTCCGAACCGCCTCCTTCTGCACACTCTCCCCACCAGGCTTCTTCATCCGCTTCCGCGCAATATACTGCCGCGCCAGCGCCACCTCATCCACATCCTCATACGCCGACTCCAGCGTCGAAGCCACCAGCTCCTTCTCCACCCCCTTCATCATCAAATCCTGCTGCACGCGCCTCTTCCCGAACTTCTCATTCTCCTTCCGCACCCGCGTATAGTCCTCGGCAAACCGCGTATCGCTCAGGTAGTTCAGCTCCTTCAGCCGCACGATCACCGCATCCATCGCCCGCTCCCCAGCCTCCCCCTCCTCCGCGCGAGCCTTCATCAACCGTCGCAGATCCCGCACCGTCCGCATCCGTCGCGCCAGCGCCCCCACCGCATACTCGAACAACCCCGCCTCACCCACCGGCTCCCGCTTCTTCGGTCGCACAAACGCCATCGCGAATCCCCTCAAACCCATTCTCACCCAAATAATTAGAGAGCAGATCCCACGCCGACCAACGGGAGGCCACACACGGACGACCCGCCCTGACCGGTATACAAGTCACGAAGTGACCGCCGCCCGCGCAGGGCGCTAGTCCGGCAGGACAGTTGTTGCAGTTCACAATCCAAGCATCAAGGCACAATATTCATCGTCAGCTCATTCGACCGCACCACCGTCCCACTCTTCGCATCCTTGCGAAACACCTGCACCGTATACCGCCCCGGCCGATTCATATTCACCAGCTTCTCCAGATGCGCCGTCTGCACCGCCGCCTTCCCCGGCTGCACATACTCCACCATGCGCGTCTCCTCCTGCTGATGCTGCAACGCCTCCCGCCCATACGCAGTCAACGCCACCGCATGCCCCTTCGCATCCTTCACCTCGATCCGGTATGAAAACTCCGGATTGTTCGCCCCCGGCCGATGCGCAAACGCAACCTGGTGGTCTGAAACATTCCTCAGCGCAATCGTCACCTTCGCATCCGACCCCAACTTCACCTCATCCTGCGGAGCGCCGATCGCAACCGTAAAGTCCTCCGCGCCCACAGCTCGCTGCGGTAGATCCGCATCAGACGCAGCATCCGCATCCGCAGGCGCAGCAATCGTAGCCACGGGAGGCGTAGCCAAGACCACCGGAGCAGCCACACGAGCCGCCACCTTCCCCTTCGCCCCTCCCTTAGCAGGAGCAGCAACAGGCGCATACAGATTCGTCTTCGTCCACTTGTCGCACCAATCCCCCACCGTCTCATACCACAGCTTCGAGTTCTGCGGCTTCAACACCCAGTGCCCCTCATCCGGAAAATAAAGCATCTTGCTCGGCACATTCAGCCGCTCGAGCGCAGTAAATAACTGAAATCCCTCCGACACATCCAGCCGATAGTCCCTCTGCGAATGAACCACCAGCGTAGGCGTCTTCGCATTTTGAATCGAAAGCATCGGCGACCACTTTCTGAAAGGGTCATTCGCAATCGGCCCCGCCGCATACCTCCACGGCTGTCCCGGAGCCACCTCACCAATCCGCCGAAACTCCCACTCATTAAACCAAAGCTCCTCCGTCGTCCCGTACGCACTCGCCGGATTGAACATCCCATCATGCGTCACGATGCACGCAAAACGATCCGTATGCGTCAGAATCCAATTCGCCATAAACCCGCCGTAGCTCGCACCCAGCGCACACTCCCGCGTCTTATCGATAAACGAAAACTTCGACTCTGCATAGTCCAGACCCTTCATCAGATCGACGTAAGCCTTCCCGCCCCAGTCCCCATTCACGCCATCGATAAACGCCTGCCCATACCCCGTCGACCCGCGCGGATTCACCATCACCACCACGTATCCGCTCGCCGCCATCAGCTCCGCGTTCCACCGATAACTCCACGCATCGCCCCACGCCCCCTGCGGCCCGCCATGAATCAAAAACTTCAAAGGATACTTCTTCGCAACATCGAACTTCGGCGGCGGAATCATAAAACCCTGCACCGGCGCACCCTCCGCACCGCTGAACGTAAAGCTCGTCATCTTCGGCAGATCCAGATGCTGCTCCAGATCATCGTTCAAATGCGTCAGCCGAACCTCCGTAGTCGTAATCTGGCTTGAGACACTTGCAATCTCCCTATCCGCAAACTCCTTCACATCCCCACGAATCAGCGCCACCACCGCAGACGGAGACTCCACCGTCATCTTCGTCGCCACCAGCTCATAGCCAACGTCCTTCAGAGCCGCAAACTGCAGCTCTCCGTACTCGCCCTTTCCCGGCAGCGCAAAAAGGGAATCACCCACATTCGGATAAGTGCAGAAGATGCGCTCTCCCCCATGATCCGCCGTCGTAAAACAGATCTCCGGATTCACCGGGTTCCACACAAACTCATCCACCCAACGGTCCAGCTTCGGCAACAGCTCCTTCGTCGTTCCGGCCAGCCGATCGAACAGCATCAGCCGAAACCGGTCGCTCTCATACGTCGCCCGCGCCTGCGAACGAAACGCAAGGTACTTCCCATCGGGCGAGTAAGCCGGCGCATCATCGCTTCCCATCGAAGTCGAAACCTTGCGCGGCCGCGCACCCGCATCATCCAGCAGCAGCGTAAACACATCGTTATTCGTGCTCGCCGCTGGAACAAGATCAACATTGGTTACATATGCGATCTCCTCCGAGCCCGGAGCCCACGCATACCCCACCGGGCCGCCCAGCGTAAACGTCGGCGATTCCGCATCTCCAATATCCCGCCGCGGAGTCAGGTCACGAACAGCGTTTCCATCCGCCGCCGACACCACCAGCACATGGCTCCGCTTCGGCCCAAGGTAACTATTCCAGTGCCGATACAGCAGATGTTCAAACACCTGCGCCTTCACCGGGTTCGCCGCCGCCGCATCCTCCCTCCTCTTATTGCAGCGA
This window encodes:
- a CDS encoding methyltransferase family protein — its product is MRANLLTLAVVIFTLGLLLTHAQEVVWSTAKVIGAVIAGVSFPLFVLARWQLGSSFSVKAKAGRLVTTGLYSRIRNPIYLFGGLFTVGLSLFFSVWGPLVVALVIVPVQVVRVRREERVLAGAFGEEYARYKSRTWF
- a CDS encoding regulatory protein RecX, with amino-acid sequence MAFVRPKKREPVGEAGLFEYAVGALARRMRTVRDLRRLMKARAEEGEAGERAMDAVIVRLKELNYLSDTRFAEDYTRVRKENEKFGKRRVQQDLMMKGVEKELVASTLESAYEDVDEVALARQYIARKRMKKPGGESVQKEAVRTMNRLMRAGFSSNAIFKVLRAWDLPEEALAGVEEEMD
- the alaS gene encoding alanine--tRNA ligase yields the protein MDSRSGNQIREDFLRFFEGKGHRRVHSSSLVPVNDPTLLFTNAGMNQFKDVFLGNERRDYTRAVSSQKCVRAGGKHNDLENVGFTRRHHTFFEMLGNFSFGDYFKKDAIAYAWELLTSNHDHCFGIDPSRLYVTIFEGDAKVPRDDEAEKFWIEIGVPKERIFGMGAKDNFWQMGDTGPCGPCSEIFYDMGVEAAEEAGVDKPFPLDDQRYVEVWNLVFMQFDRSSDGTLTPLPKPSIDTGMGLERIAAVLQGVLSNFETDLFTPLISRAEKLVEYDDRSIGSINAFMNVQEVEAYQRRSEASLRIIADHARAATFLISDGVNPANEGRGYVLRKILRRGIRHGRLLGQEKPFMHEMVFAVRDEMQVAYPELKETAERVAKVVLAEEQQFARVMETGSKKWDALIDEHREAQRVRFIQFVQSLELKHHRPLLTFAKEPAANRTGSQGPFIDQYLEGITIANIGRELPQEDAKQAIGFLHVIKGEPISGLKAFHIFETFGMPLDFMVDAARDAGIAFDMEGFERAKAEEQQRARASWKGGSQKSAAPVYRELAKTEFEGYSTLRVDGAKVLALVASGIGVPELKAGELGEVVLDATSFYADSGGQVGDVGWLYSGDHNLVVAEVSGATKPVQGVFAHKVRANQTIAVGDRVDTVVDAATRVATTRNHTGTHLLHAALREVLGKHVKQAGSLNDATRLRFDFSHFAGVAEEELREVEEIVNRQVMANSKVETLVDVPIDVAVNELGAMALFGEKYGEKVRVVTIGGPGGFSTELCGGIHTGATGEIGLVKIVGEGSVSSGVRRVEAVSGTGALDEFRRDFDVARVVGAFVGSGSGSSVESLTPAEALRARITAQEEEMKKLRRELDAVRMKSASASLSDAGASAVEVKGVKVLAQRVDGVEKAQMRELVDSLRIKLGSGVVVLGAAVDGKVSLIVGVTKDLTARVQAGKIVGQLAAQVGGKGGGRPDLAEAGGSDVGSLDSALQGAAEVVGGLLG
- a CDS encoding RNA-binding S4 domain-containing protein, producing MTGTRIDKWLWAARFFKTREQASKACDMNRITSNNLSAKPSREVRLGDMLRIKNEAGEFEVEVLALSQQRGSAAVAQTLYRETESSKEARRKAAEERKLLGPIAYAAAPSKRPSKRDRRLIHSFRGDY
- a CDS encoding alpha/beta hydrolase family protein; translation: MKKRAIRAGVLALSVVGIWGWAGGRMLAQGFGPDSDSLLGGAAGRRPMTFADLQRIKRVSDPQVSPSGRWVMFSATDVDLEKNTKVNHLWVVPMAAPVGDGAGKADSSPNSTTLRVQNDKQKSGADGKLKDGADGPVKGGRERQVTFWKDGESGGRFSPDGRQVAFVATDSATGLSQIFLATWDDAAGTLGTPKRLTNVSTEADGVVWSPNSQRILFASRVYPECSDEAAWLDEDRCNKRREDAAAANPVKAQVFEHLLYRHWNSYLGPKRSHVLVVSAADGNAVRDLTPRRDIGDAESPTFTLGGPVGYAWAPGSEEIAYVTNVDLVPAASTNNDVFTLLLDDAGARPRKVSTSMGSDDAPAYSPDGKYLAFRSQARATYESDRFRLMLFDRLAGTTKELLPKLDRWVDEFVWNPVNPEICFTTADHGGERIFCTYPNVGDSLFALPGKGEYGELQFAALKDVGYELVATKMTVESPSAVVALIRGDVKEFADREIASVSSQITTTEVRLTHLNDDLEQHLDLPKMTSFTFSGAEGAPVQGFMIPPPKFDVAKKYPLKFLIHGGPQGAWGDAWSYRWNAELMAASGYVVVMVNPRGSTGYGQAFIDGVNGDWGGKAYVDLMKGLDYAESKFSFIDKTRECALGASYGGFMANWILTHTDRFACIVTHDGMFNPASAYGTTEELWFNEWEFRRIGEVAPGQPWRYAAGPIANDPFRKWSPMLSIQNAKTPTLVVHSQRDYRLDVSEGFQLFTALERLNVPSKMLYFPDEGHWVLKPQNSKLWYETVGDWCDKWTKTNLYAPVAAPAKGGAKGKVAARVAAPVVLATPPVATIAAPADADAASDADLPQRAVGAEDFTVAIGAPQDEVKLGSDAKVTIALRNVSDHQVAFAHRPGANNPEFSYRIEVKDAKGHAVALTAYGREALQHQQEETRMVEYVQPGKAAVQTAHLEKLVNMNRPGRYTVQVFRKDAKSGTVVRSNELTMNIVP